One part of the Brevundimonas sp. NIBR11 genome encodes these proteins:
- a CDS encoding 3-hydroxyacyl-CoA dehydrogenase NAD-binding domain-containing protein produces MENFKIDVDADGIALVTFDVPGRSMNTLTGTVMDELPQLVERIKTDDAIKGAVITSGKASGFCAGADLGDMAAGLLSGSGDLQTAFDAGWKMNGSLRALETCGKPVAAAINGLALGGGLELTLACHYRVAGDSPKIQLGLPEIKVGLFPGGGGTQRLPRLIGVQAAMMAMTEGKSFRPAEAKSSGFIHEVVPAGSEVEAAKTWIKGGGKAQQPWDDKGFKQPGGGPYHPVGVQNFIVGNAMIRKQTYGNYPAATNLMKAVYEGLQVPMDAALRIETRYFIKTLMTPQAQGMIRSLFLSKQELDKGAVRPANVPPSDAKKVTVIGAGMMGAGIAYVQALAGIQTILIDRTQEDADKGKAHVEELLKKRLSRGQLSQDKYDALLASVLATTDYDQIKGSDLVIEAVFENREIKADVTKRAEAQLEPGAVFGSNTSTLPITGLAEASVRPEDFIGIHFFSPVDKMMLVEIILGEKTGEAAIAKSLDYVMKIKKTPIVVNDGRGFYTSRCFATYIAEGLAMLEEGYAPALIDNIGRATGMPRGPLEMHDDVALDLSVKVSKQTAIDLGDQYVPLPGAEIVRTMVEDLSRYGRKNGKGFYDYETKPKTLWKGLSELAPVKIDDSTPELVEDQKQRLLYRQAVEVAKCWEEGVIDDPREADVGAILAWGFAPWTGGPITYIDQIGVAAFVEQADKYAAQYGDRFTPPQLLRDMAAQGETFYGKFTGAKAAA; encoded by the coding sequence ATGGAAAACTTCAAGATCGACGTCGACGCCGACGGCATCGCCCTGGTCACCTTCGACGTGCCGGGCCGCTCGATGAACACCTTGACCGGCACGGTCATGGACGAGCTGCCGCAGCTGGTCGAACGCATCAAGACCGACGACGCCATCAAGGGCGCGGTCATCACCTCGGGCAAGGCCTCGGGCTTCTGCGCCGGCGCCGACCTCGGCGACATGGCCGCGGGCCTGCTTTCGGGCTCGGGCGACCTGCAGACGGCGTTCGACGCCGGCTGGAAAATGAACGGCTCGCTGCGCGCGCTGGAGACCTGCGGCAAGCCGGTGGCGGCGGCTATCAACGGTCTGGCGCTCGGCGGCGGTCTGGAATTGACCCTGGCCTGCCACTACCGCGTCGCGGGCGACAGCCCGAAGATCCAGCTGGGTCTGCCGGAGATCAAGGTCGGCCTGTTCCCCGGGGGCGGCGGCACCCAGCGCCTGCCGCGCCTGATCGGCGTGCAGGCGGCCATGATGGCCATGACCGAGGGCAAGTCCTTCCGTCCGGCAGAAGCCAAGTCGAGCGGCTTCATCCATGAGGTCGTCCCGGCGGGCTCCGAGGTCGAGGCCGCCAAGACCTGGATCAAGGGTGGCGGCAAGGCGCAGCAGCCCTGGGACGACAAGGGCTTCAAACAGCCAGGCGGCGGCCCCTACCACCCGGTGGGCGTGCAGAATTTCATCGTCGGCAATGCCATGATCCGCAAACAGACCTACGGCAACTATCCGGCCGCGACCAACCTGATGAAGGCCGTTTACGAAGGCCTGCAGGTGCCGATGGACGCGGCCCTGCGCATCGAAACCCGCTACTTCATCAAGACACTGATGACGCCGCAGGCGCAGGGGATGATTCGCAGCCTGTTCCTGTCGAAGCAGGAGCTGGACAAGGGCGCCGTGCGTCCCGCCAACGTGCCGCCTTCGGACGCTAAGAAGGTCACCGTCATCGGCGCCGGCATGATGGGCGCAGGGATAGCCTATGTGCAGGCCTTGGCCGGCATCCAGACCATCCTGATCGACCGCACCCAGGAAGACGCCGACAAGGGCAAGGCCCACGTCGAGGAACTGCTGAAAAAGCGTCTGTCGCGCGGTCAGCTGTCGCAGGACAAGTATGACGCCCTGCTGGCCTCGGTCCTCGCCACCACCGACTACGACCAGATCAAGGGCTCGGACCTGGTGATCGAGGCCGTGTTCGAAAACCGCGAGATCAAGGCGGACGTGACCAAGCGCGCCGAAGCCCAGCTGGAGCCGGGCGCGGTGTTCGGATCGAACACCTCGACCCTGCCGATCACCGGCCTGGCCGAGGCGAGCGTGCGCCCCGAGGACTTCATCGGCATCCACTTCTTCTCGCCGGTCGACAAGATGATGCTGGTCGAGATCATTCTGGGCGAGAAGACCGGCGAGGCGGCGATCGCGAAGTCGTTGGACTACGTCATGAAGATCAAGAAGACCCCGATCGTCGTCAACGACGGCCGCGGCTTCTACACCTCGCGCTGCTTCGCCACCTATATTGCCGAAGGTCTGGCGATGCTGGAGGAGGGCTATGCCCCGGCTCTGATCGACAACATCGGTCGCGCCACCGGCATGCCGCGCGGCCCGCTGGAGATGCACGACGACGTCGCGCTCGACCTGTCGGTCAAGGTGTCGAAACAGACCGCCATCGACCTCGGCGACCAATACGTGCCCCTGCCGGGCGCCGAGATCGTCCGCACCATGGTGGAAGACCTCAGCCGCTACGGTCGCAAGAACGGCAAGGGCTTCTACGACTACGAGACCAAGCCGAAGACGCTCTGGAAGGGTCTATCCGAGCTGGCGCCGGTCAAGATCGACGACTCGACGCCGGAACTGGTCGAGGACCAGAAGCAGCGCCTGCTCTATCGCCAGGCGGTGGAGGTCGCGAAATGCTGGGAAGAGGGCGTCATCGACGACCCGCGCGAGGCCGATGTCGGCGCCATCCTGGCCTGGGGCTTCGCGCCCTGGACCGGCGGCCCGATCACCTACATCGACCAGATCGGCGTGGCGGCCTTCGTGGAACAGGCGGACAAATACGCCGCCCAGTACGGCGACCGCTTCACCCCGCCGCAGCTGCTGCGCGACATGGCGGCGCAGGGCGAGACCTTCTACGGCAAGTTCACGGGGGCCAAGGCCGCGGCCTGA
- a CDS encoding aldo/keto reductase: protein MTRMTSFSDGTIVPVLGQGTWMIGDDPKTRDAEQASLSRGLDLGLTLIDTAELYGDGRAERLVGEVIQGRRDEVFLVSKIRPEHAGEMTMMLHAEKSLERLGVDRIDLYLLHWESRFPMEEIVAGFEELIDEGMIARWGVSNLDLRAMNRLMEVEGGERCAANQLLYNLGSRGIEFDLLPWSQEQLMPVMAYSPLGRGGLLEHPTLLAVADRHDAAPAQIALAFVLRHEGVIAIPKASSIAHVEANAAALEIKLDPEDIEALDRAFPPPRPHSRSTSSDVVTKADGA, encoded by the coding sequence ATGACCCGCATGACCAGCTTTTCCGACGGTACGATCGTTCCGGTTCTCGGCCAAGGGACATGGATGATCGGCGACGATCCCAAGACCCGGGACGCCGAACAGGCGTCCTTGTCGCGCGGTCTCGACCTGGGTCTGACCTTGATCGACACCGCCGAACTGTATGGTGACGGCCGGGCCGAACGGCTGGTCGGGGAAGTCATCCAGGGACGGCGGGATGAGGTCTTCCTCGTCTCCAAGATCCGGCCCGAGCACGCCGGCGAGATGACCATGATGCTGCACGCCGAGAAGTCGCTGGAGCGTCTCGGTGTCGACCGGATCGACCTCTATCTGCTGCACTGGGAAAGCCGGTTTCCGATGGAGGAAATCGTCGCCGGGTTCGAGGAACTGATCGACGAGGGGATGATCGCGCGCTGGGGCGTATCGAACCTGGACCTGCGCGCCATGAACCGGCTGATGGAGGTCGAGGGCGGCGAGCGCTGCGCCGCGAACCAGCTCCTCTACAATCTCGGGTCGCGAGGGATTGAGTTCGACCTTCTGCCGTGGTCGCAGGAACAGTTGATGCCGGTGATGGCCTATTCGCCGCTTGGCCGGGGCGGATTGCTGGAGCATCCGACCCTGCTCGCCGTAGCCGATCGACACGACGCCGCTCCGGCCCAGATCGCGCTGGCGTTTGTGCTGCGCCACGAGGGCGTCATCGCGATCCCCAAAGCCTCCAGCATCGCACACGTGGAGGCGAACGCCGCCGCTCTGGAGATCAAGCTCGACCCGGAGGATATCGAGGCCCTGGATCGCGCCTTCCCGCCCCCACGACCGCACAGCCGCTCGACATCATCTGATGTCGTAACGAAGGCTGACGGAGCCTGA
- a CDS encoding alpha/beta hydrolase — MQTRIVTTDGLKQQVLEAGEGPLVLLIHGFPELGISWRAQVKALAEAGYHAVAPDMRGYGGTEKPAETGAYTILDLVGDMVDLVRALGETRCAVVGHDWGAPVAWHCALMRPDVFTAVAGLSVPFQPRRPGGAPTPIMAAMSKRAGLGELYINQFQDPDHHRIFEADVPNGLRKGFYAYDGATPTERQSTGFIAPGHNFLSEVAEDATLPPWMSEAHHGEYVAAFTAGGFKGPLDWYRNIDRNWALTAFLQDARIRQPSMFIVGERDPVRHYAGQHEATLKDWLTDLRFQTVLPGAGHWLQQERPGEVNAALIGFLKSLGAERGLAPPPTGLI; from the coding sequence ATGCAGACCCGGATCGTAACGACCGATGGCCTTAAACAGCAGGTGCTGGAAGCGGGCGAAGGCCCTCTCGTCCTCCTGATCCACGGCTTCCCGGAGTTGGGAATCAGCTGGCGCGCGCAAGTGAAGGCGTTGGCCGAGGCCGGCTATCACGCAGTCGCCCCAGATATGCGCGGCTATGGCGGCACGGAAAAGCCGGCGGAAACCGGGGCCTACACGATCCTCGACCTCGTCGGCGACATGGTCGATCTGGTCCGGGCGCTCGGAGAGACCCGTTGCGCCGTCGTCGGTCACGACTGGGGAGCGCCGGTCGCCTGGCACTGCGCCCTGATGAGGCCGGACGTCTTTACCGCCGTCGCCGGCCTGTCGGTGCCGTTTCAGCCGCGTCGTCCGGGCGGCGCCCCGACCCCGATCATGGCGGCCATGTCGAAGCGTGCGGGTCTCGGCGAGCTGTATATCAACCAGTTTCAAGACCCGGACCATCATCGGATCTTCGAGGCGGATGTCCCCAACGGCCTACGCAAGGGCTTCTACGCCTACGACGGCGCGACCCCGACCGAGCGTCAATCCACCGGCTTCATCGCGCCCGGCCACAACTTCCTGTCTGAGGTCGCCGAGGACGCGACCCTGCCGCCGTGGATGAGCGAGGCGCACCACGGCGAATACGTCGCGGCTTTCACTGCCGGCGGTTTCAAGGGGCCCCTCGACTGGTATCGCAACATCGATCGCAACTGGGCCCTGACCGCCTTCCTGCAGGACGCCAGGATCCGTCAGCCCTCGATGTTCATCGTTGGCGAGAGGGACCCGGTTCGCCACTACGCCGGCCAGCATGAAGCGACCCTCAAGGACTGGCTGACCGATCTTCGCTTCCAGACCGTCCTGCCCGGTGCAGGTCACTGGCTGCAGCAGGAACGCCCTGGAGAGGTCAATGCGGCCCTGATCGGATTTCTGAAAAGCCTCGGGGCCGAGCGCGGACTTGCCCCGCCCCCCACCGGTCTGATCTAG
- a CDS encoding alpha/beta hydrolase produces MIEAMAMAEAPAQATIADLAGRWEGVIRVGEASIPIVIRVAQAPDGFVAMMDSPTQNARDIPVTGLSESSGVVRFTAPAVGGRFEGARSADGSTWTGTLAQGGGSLPLILTRAAPAADVAVSAPPSRPQTPVPPLPYASEDVTFANTGAGITLAGTLTVPAGAGPFPAVVLLTGSGAQDRDETIFNHKPFAVWADALTRRGVAVLRFDDRGVGGSGGGTASETSEDFAGDAAAAMAFLRTRPEIDPAGIGFVGHSEGGMTGPLAVSKGAPAAFIVMIAGQAVSGADIITEQAARLAQAGGASPDQVAEARRVQGEVMAAVVRNKNDGPAAAREAEAVLVAAGQPAAQAQAGVRLLSSPWYRWFASHDPAPALAELRVPLLALYGGKDLQVPADQNAEALARVQPAAEVVVLPGLNHLMQHATTGLPNEYGSNTETLAPEAISTVVDWVVRTTGARQP; encoded by the coding sequence ATGATCGAAGCAATGGCTATGGCTGAGGCTCCGGCCCAGGCGACGATCGCCGATTTGGCCGGTCGCTGGGAGGGCGTCATTCGCGTCGGCGAAGCTTCCATTCCGATCGTCATTCGCGTTGCTCAAGCGCCGGACGGTTTCGTCGCCATGATGGACAGCCCGACGCAGAACGCCCGCGATATCCCGGTGACAGGCCTGTCGGAATCGTCGGGCGTCGTCCGCTTCACGGCGCCCGCGGTAGGCGGCCGGTTCGAGGGTGCGCGATCGGCGGACGGCTCGACCTGGACCGGGACCCTGGCCCAGGGCGGAGGGTCGCTACCCCTGATCCTGACCCGCGCGGCGCCGGCCGCCGACGTCGCGGTTTCTGCGCCGCCCAGCCGACCCCAGACGCCCGTCCCGCCCCTTCCCTACGCCTCCGAAGACGTAACCTTCGCGAACACCGGCGCCGGCATCACCCTGGCCGGGACTTTGACGGTCCCTGCGGGAGCGGGGCCTTTCCCGGCTGTCGTGCTGCTGACGGGGTCGGGCGCGCAGGATCGGGACGAGACGATCTTCAACCACAAGCCCTTCGCTGTCTGGGCCGACGCCCTGACCCGGCGCGGCGTGGCGGTGTTGCGCTTCGATGATCGGGGCGTGGGCGGATCCGGCGGAGGCACGGCGAGCGAAACCTCCGAGGACTTCGCCGGCGACGCGGCCGCGGCTATGGCCTTCCTGCGGACCCGGCCCGAAATCGACCCCGCGGGTATCGGTTTCGTGGGCCATAGCGAGGGCGGCATGACCGGACCCCTGGCCGTGTCGAAAGGCGCGCCCGCGGCCTTCATCGTCATGATCGCCGGACAGGCCGTATCCGGCGCCGACATCATCACCGAACAAGCCGCCCGTCTGGCCCAGGCCGGCGGCGCTTCACCCGATCAGGTGGCGGAGGCGCGTCGTGTCCAGGGTGAGGTCATGGCCGCTGTCGTTCGCAACAAGAACGACGGCCCCGCCGCCGCTCGCGAGGCCGAGGCGGTCCTGGTCGCCGCCGGACAGCCTGCCGCCCAGGCCCAGGCGGGCGTACGCCTGCTAAGTTCACCCTGGTACCGCTGGTTCGCCTCGCACGATCCTGCACCCGCTCTCGCAGAACTGCGCGTTCCGCTGCTGGCGCTCTACGGCGGCAAGGACCTCCAGGTGCCGGCCGACCAGAACGCCGAAGCCCTGGCGCGGGTCCAGCCCGCCGCCGAGGTCGTCGTCCTGCCGGGCCTCAACCACCTCATGCAGCACGCGACCACCGGTCTGCCCAACGAATATGGATCAAACACCGAGACCCTGGCCCCGGAAGCGATCTCGACCGTGGTGGATTGGGTGGTGCGCACGACAGGCGCCAGGCAGCCCTAG
- a CDS encoding pirin family protein has product MIEMVIDARKKDLGGFEVGRILPFHSRRMVGPFIFLDHMGPAEFAPGSEAINVRPHPHIGLSTLTYLFEGEIMHRDSLGYTQAIRPGEVNWMTAGKGIVHSERTDPLKKAQGGPMNGMQAWIALPDEAEEIDPSFQHYGEDALPAYENGGLFARLVAGEAYGAKANVNTSSPLFYVHWEMQEGVRTAPPPGKGAGGMSERALYVAKGQVEVGDRTFHEGQMIVLEPHAEPTVKSLTQSTVMVLGGEPIGQRLIWWNFVASSQARLDQAKEDWKQGRMKLPDEDDLEFIPLPEDAAVTTRSEPLPPRPEPTHPV; this is encoded by the coding sequence ATGATCGAGATGGTGATCGACGCCCGCAAGAAGGACCTCGGCGGCTTCGAGGTCGGGCGGATCCTGCCGTTCCACTCGCGCCGGATGGTCGGGCCCTTCATCTTCCTGGATCACATGGGGCCGGCCGAGTTCGCACCGGGTTCAGAGGCGATCAATGTCCGCCCTCATCCCCACATCGGCCTGTCGACCCTGACCTATCTGTTCGAGGGCGAGATCATGCACCGTGACAGCCTGGGCTATACCCAGGCGATCCGGCCGGGCGAGGTCAACTGGATGACGGCCGGCAAGGGCATCGTCCACTCCGAACGCACCGACCCGCTGAAGAAGGCACAAGGGGGCCCGATGAACGGGATGCAGGCCTGGATCGCCCTGCCCGACGAGGCCGAGGAGATCGATCCGTCCTTCCAGCACTATGGCGAGGACGCCCTGCCGGCCTATGAGAACGGCGGCCTGTTCGCGCGGCTGGTGGCGGGCGAAGCCTACGGCGCCAAGGCCAATGTGAACACCTCGTCGCCGCTGTTCTATGTGCACTGGGAGATGCAGGAGGGGGTGCGCACCGCGCCGCCTCCGGGCAAGGGCGCGGGCGGCATGTCCGAACGCGCGCTCTATGTCGCCAAGGGCCAGGTCGAGGTCGGCGACCGCACCTTCCACGAAGGTCAGATGATCGTGCTGGAACCGCACGCCGAGCCGACGGTGAAATCCCTGACACAGTCGACGGTCATGGTTCTGGGCGGCGAGCCGATCGGCCAGCGGCTGATCTGGTGGAATTTCGTGGCGTCGTCGCAGGCCCGTCTGGATCAGGCCAAGGAAGACTGGAAACAGGGTCGGATGAAGCTGCCGGACGAGGACGATCTGGAATTCATCCCGCTGCCGGAAGATGCGGCGGTGACGACGCGGTCGGAGCCCCTTCCGCCGAGGCCTGAGCCGACGCATCCGGTCTAG
- a CDS encoding Lrp/AsnC family transcriptional regulator encodes MADELDPIDARILDILQQDAGLSVAEVAERVGLSASPCWRRIKRLEDSGLIRKRVTLLDAVLLGLDFEVYAIVKLMLPSKENLDVFEAAVATWPEVVQCATITGREDYVLRIITSDMHAFDQFLREKLLSLGIVSDCESHIVTRGVKNVTTLPLGIITPHVQ; translated from the coding sequence TTGGCGGACGAACTGGATCCCATCGACGCTCGAATTCTCGACATCCTGCAGCAGGACGCTGGATTGTCGGTCGCGGAAGTCGCCGAGCGCGTGGGTTTGTCGGCCTCGCCGTGCTGGCGCCGGATAAAGAGACTGGAAGATTCCGGTCTCATTCGCAAGCGTGTCACTCTGCTCGACGCCGTCTTGCTGGGTCTGGACTTCGAGGTCTACGCCATCGTCAAGCTGATGCTGCCGTCCAAGGAGAACCTCGACGTGTTCGAGGCGGCCGTCGCGACCTGGCCCGAAGTGGTCCAGTGCGCCACCATCACGGGCCGCGAGGACTATGTGTTGCGGATCATCACTTCGGACATGCACGCCTTCGACCAGTTCCTGCGCGAGAAGCTGCTCAGCCTGGGCATCGTCTCCGACTGCGAGAGCCACATCGTCACGCGCGGCGTGAAGAATGTGACCACCCTGCCGCTGGGCATCATCACGCCTCACGTGCAATAG
- a CDS encoding 3-methyl-2-oxobutanoate dehydrogenase (2-methylpropanoyl-transferring) subunit alpha encodes MTRNTKPLSLRVPEPSGRPGDTPDFSHLKLDVAGAVDRPPVDARPVQMLDLAFRLVRVLDDEGTAVGPWNPRLDAETLKKGLKAMILTRAFDDRMHRAHRQGKTSFYMKCTGEEAIAVAQGMILSREDMGFPTYRQQGLLIARGYPLVEMMNQIYSNASDPIKGRQLPIMYSAKDYGFFTISGNLGTQVPQAVGWAMASAYKGDDKIAISWIGDGATAEGDFHNALTFAAVYRAPVILNVVNNQWAISSFQGIAGGMETTFASKAIGYGLPALRVDGNDFLAVWAATQWAEERARSNQGATVIELFTYRGAPHSTSDDPSRYRPGDEHEKWPLGDPIVRLKQHLIALGEWSDEQQAEAEADAVEQVRAAGKASEAIGTLGQSRPSVKTMFEDVFATDDWRLTEQRREVGV; translated from the coding sequence ATGACCAGGAACACCAAGCCGCTCTCCCTGCGCGTGCCGGAGCCCTCAGGGCGTCCCGGCGACACGCCTGATTTCAGTCACCTGAAACTCGACGTCGCGGGCGCCGTGGACCGGCCGCCGGTCGATGCGCGGCCCGTGCAGATGCTGGACCTGGCCTTCCGCCTGGTTCGCGTGCTGGACGATGAGGGCACCGCGGTCGGTCCGTGGAACCCGCGTTTGGACGCCGAAACCCTGAAGAAGGGTCTGAAGGCGATGATCCTGACCCGCGCCTTCGACGATCGGATGCATCGCGCCCATCGCCAGGGCAAGACCAGCTTCTATATGAAATGCACCGGCGAGGAGGCGATCGCGGTCGCGCAGGGGATGATCCTGAGCCGCGAGGACATGGGCTTCCCCACCTATCGCCAGCAGGGGCTTCTGATCGCGCGCGGCTATCCGCTCGTCGAGATGATGAACCAGATCTATTCCAACGCCTCGGACCCGATCAAAGGCCGCCAGCTGCCGATCATGTATTCGGCCAAGGACTATGGCTTCTTCACCATCTCGGGGAACCTCGGCACCCAGGTGCCGCAGGCCGTCGGCTGGGCCATGGCCTCGGCCTACAAGGGTGACGACAAGATCGCCATCAGCTGGATCGGCGACGGCGCCACGGCGGAAGGCGACTTCCACAACGCGCTTACCTTCGCCGCCGTCTATCGCGCGCCGGTGATCCTGAACGTCGTCAACAACCAGTGGGCCATCTCGTCCTTCCAGGGCATCGCCGGCGGGATGGAGACGACCTTCGCCTCCAAGGCCATCGGCTACGGCCTCCCGGCCCTGCGCGTCGATGGCAACGACTTCCTGGCCGTCTGGGCCGCGACCCAGTGGGCCGAGGAGCGCGCCCGCTCGAACCAGGGCGCCACGGTGATCGAGCTCTTCACCTATCGCGGCGCCCCGCACTCCACCTCCGACGACCCCAGCCGCTACCGCCCCGGCGACGAGCACGAGAAATGGCCGCTGGGCGACCCGATCGTCCGCCTGAAGCAGCACCTGATCGCGCTCGGCGAATGGTCGGACGAACAGCAGGCGGAAGCCGAGGCTGACGCCGTCGAACAGGTCCGCGCCGCCGGCAAGGCGTCCGAGGCCATCGGCACCCTCGGCCAGTCGCGCCCCTCGGTGAAGACCATGTTCGAGGACGTCTTCGCCACCGACGACTGGCGCCTGACCGAACAGCGCCGCGAAGTGGGAGTCTGA
- a CDS encoding alpha-ketoacid dehydrogenase subunit beta encodes MVDQTHAPASEAPEAPAVAPMNMIQALNSAIDVKMAEDPNVLSFGEDAGYFGGVFRVTDKLQEKHGLTRSFDAPISECGIVAAAIGMGAYGIRPVVEIQFADYIYPAYDQIVSEAAKMRYRSGGQFTSPITIRSPYGGGIFGGQTHSQSPEALFTHIAGLKVVIPSNPYDAKGLLTAAIEDDDPVVFFEPKRLYNGPFDGWHQNPVSPWKTQELAQVPTGKYSIPLGKARVMREGNDVTVLAYGSMVWVSLAGADHAGVDAEVIDLRSLVPLDIETIEASVKKTGRCVIVHEAPKTSGYGGELSALVQERCFYHLEAPVTRVAGWDTPYPHAFEWEYFPGPQRVSDALKSVMAGGR; translated from the coding sequence ATGGTCGATCAGACCCACGCCCCGGCCTCGGAAGCGCCCGAGGCTCCGGCCGTCGCGCCGATGAACATGATCCAGGCGCTGAACTCCGCCATCGACGTCAAGATGGCCGAGGATCCCAACGTCCTCTCCTTCGGCGAGGACGCCGGCTATTTCGGCGGCGTGTTCCGCGTCACTGACAAGCTGCAGGAAAAGCACGGCCTGACCCGCAGCTTTGACGCGCCGATCTCAGAATGCGGCATCGTCGCCGCCGCCATCGGCATGGGCGCCTACGGCATCCGTCCGGTCGTGGAGATCCAGTTCGCCGACTACATCTATCCGGCCTACGACCAGATCGTCAGTGAAGCGGCCAAGATGCGCTATCGCTCGGGCGGTCAGTTCACCTCGCCGATCACGATCCGCAGCCCCTACGGCGGCGGCATCTTCGGCGGCCAGACCCACTCCCAGTCGCCCGAAGCCCTCTTCACCCATATCGCGGGTCTGAAGGTCGTCATTCCGTCCAACCCCTATGACGCCAAAGGCCTGCTGACCGCGGCCATCGAGGACGACGATCCGGTCGTCTTCTTCGAACCGAAACGCCTCTACAACGGCCCTTTCGACGGCTGGCACCAGAACCCGGTCTCGCCCTGGAAGACCCAGGAGCTGGCCCAGGTCCCGACCGGCAAATATTCGATTCCTCTGGGCAAGGCGCGGGTCATGCGCGAGGGCAATGACGTTACCGTCCTGGCCTACGGCTCCATGGTCTGGGTGTCGCTGGCCGGCGCCGACCACGCGGGCGTGGACGCCGAGGTCATCGACCTGCGCTCGCTCGTGCCGCTCGACATCGAGACCATCGAGGCCTCGGTGAAGAAGACTGGGCGCTGCGTCATCGTGCACGAGGCACCGAAGACGTCCGGGTACGGAGGAGAGCTCAGCGCCCTGGTCCAGGAACGCTGCTTCTACCATCTAGAAGCGCCGGTCACCCGCGTCGCCGGGTGGGATACGCCGTATCCGCACGCCTTCGAGTGGGAATACTTCCCCGGCCCGCAACGGGTTTCCGACGCGCTGAAGTCCGTCATGGCGGGAGGCCGGTAA
- a CDS encoding 2-oxo acid dehydrogenase subunit E2, translating to MGRYVFKLPDVGEGTAEAELVGWHVKVGDTVSEDQLLADVMTDKATVELTSPVSGVVTALHGEPGVMSPVGGPLVEFEIEGAGNASAEPEPAPVAEPELEAAPALEAPEVEDVIEAAPTATAAGNYVFKLPDVGEGTAEAELVAWHVAVGDMVEEDQLLAEVMTDKATVELTSPVSGRVAALYGEVGKASAVGGALVGFDVEGAGNMAAAPKPAPVPAPAPAPAAAPAPKVEAPKAKPAPAAEAAPVARKAQTPGVRPLASPAVRKRARELGLELQFVPGSGPAGRIEHGDLDAFVAHGARGPSEHGASPLSTYAKAEGTTEVRIIGLRRKIAEKMAESVRRIPHITYVEEIDMTALEELRAHLNAQAKQTGKPKLNVLPFIARAIVVALRGQPQINATYDDEGGVLTQHAAVHLGIAAQTPNGLMVPVVRHAEARDPYDTATEIARVSGAAKDGSAKREELSGSTITITSLGTLGGVVHTPIINHPEVAIVGPNKIEERVVVRNGQMVVRKMMNLSSSFDHRIVDGHDAAVFVQRIKGLLEHPATLWMG from the coding sequence ATGGGACGCTATGTCTTCAAACTGCCCGACGTGGGTGAAGGCACCGCCGAGGCCGAGCTCGTCGGCTGGCACGTCAAGGTGGGCGACACGGTCTCGGAAGATCAGCTTCTGGCCGACGTCATGACCGACAAGGCGACCGTCGAACTGACGTCGCCCGTCAGCGGCGTGGTCACTGCCCTGCACGGCGAACCCGGCGTCATGTCGCCGGTCGGCGGCCCATTGGTGGAATTCGAGATCGAGGGCGCGGGCAACGCCTCCGCCGAACCCGAGCCCGCCCCGGTCGCCGAACCGGAACTTGAAGCCGCCCCCGCTCTGGAAGCCCCCGAGGTCGAAGACGTCATCGAGGCCGCTCCGACGGCGACCGCCGCCGGCAACTACGTCTTCAAACTGCCCGACGTCGGCGAAGGCACGGCCGAGGCCGAACTGGTCGCCTGGCACGTCGCGGTCGGCGACATGGTGGAGGAGGATCAACTCCTGGCCGAGGTCATGACCGACAAGGCCACCGTCGAACTGACCTCGCCGGTCTCCGGTCGTGTCGCGGCCCTCTACGGCGAAGTGGGCAAGGCCTCGGCCGTCGGTGGCGCCCTGGTCGGCTTCGACGTTGAAGGCGCCGGCAATATGGCCGCTGCGCCGAAGCCTGCCCCAGTCCCCGCCCCGGCTCCAGCCCCGGCCGCCGCTCCCGCGCCGAAGGTCGAAGCGCCCAAGGCCAAGCCGGCGCCGGCCGCCGAAGCCGCGCCCGTCGCCCGCAAGGCCCAGACGCCCGGCGTTCGTCCTCTGGCCTCCCCGGCGGTGCGCAAGCGCGCCCGCGAACTGGGTCTGGAACTGCAGTTCGTGCCCGGCTCGGGCCCGGCCGGTCGCATCGAGCACGGCGACCTGGACGCCTTCGTCGCTCATGGCGCGCGCGGACCTTCCGAACACGGAGCATCGCCCCTTTCGACCTACGCCAAGGCCGAAGGCACGACGGAAGTCCGCATCATCGGCCTGCGCCGCAAGATCGCGGAGAAGATGGCCGAGAGCGTCCGGCGCATCCCGCACATCACCTATGTCGAAGAGATCGACATGACGGCGCTGGAGGAGCTGCGCGCCCATCTGAACGCCCAGGCGAAACAGACCGGCAAGCCCAAGCTCAACGTCCTGCCCTTCATCGCCCGCGCCATCGTCGTGGCCCTGCGCGGACAGCCGCAGATCAACGCGACCTATGACGACGAGGGCGGCGTCCTGACCCAGCACGCCGCCGTCCATCTGGGCATCGCCGCCCAGACGCCGAACGGCCTGATGGTGCCGGTCGTCCGCCACGCCGAAGCGCGCGATCCCTACGACACCGCGACCGAGATCGCCCGCGTCTCCGGCGCGGCCAAGGACGGTTCGGCCAAGCGCGAGGAGCTGTCCGGCTCGACCATCACCATCACCTCCCTGGGCACCCTCGGCGGCGTCGTCCACACCCCGATCATCAATCACCCCGAGGTCGCCATCGTCGGCCCCAACAAGATCGAGGAGCGGGTCGTGGTGCGGAACGGCCAGATGGTGGTCCGCAAGATGATGAACCTGTCGTCCAGCTTCGATCACCGCATCGTCGACGGCCACGACGCCGCCGTCTTCGTGCAGCGGATCAAGGGACTGCTCGAGCATCCCGCCACCCTATGGATGGGCTGA